The following proteins are encoded in a genomic region of Zea mays cultivar B73 chromosome 9, Zm-B73-REFERENCE-NAM-5.0, whole genome shotgun sequence:
- the LOC103639147 gene encoding uncharacterized protein — protein sequence MSRILGSNNSSIESRASTLLCPRPRCLLSLSTPATPPDSRGWGRPGPRPGAGVSRGVGRRRADVGTHSIGRPSSRHRQARDWSPPRREKASAVMPLPSRVYRHRRLFSQESVTSRLIGCLYSDAQARMVLADLIRQPNRSLDKVNAYGGPR from the exons ATGTCGCGGATTCTTGGATCAAACAATTCGAGCATCGAGTCCCGAGCATCAACCCTGCTCTGCCCGCGGCCCCGGTGTCTTCTCTCGCTCAGCACGCCGGCCACACCTCCCGACTCCCGTGGCTGGGGGAGACCAGGGCCACGCCCCGGCGCCGGCGTGTCGCGCGGTGTCGGTCGGCGCAGGGCTGACGTGGGGACGCACTCGATCGGCAGACCGTCGTCCAGGCACAGGCAGGCGCGCGATTGGAGTCCGCCACGGAGGGAGAAAGCGTCGGCAGTCATGCCCCTCCCGTCCCGCGTCTACCGGCACCGGCGGCTGTTCAGTCAGGAATCAGTCACTAGCCGCCTGATTGGATGCCTGTATTCGGACGCGCAGGCTCGGATGGTCCTGGCTGACCTGATACG GCAACCAAACAGGAGCTTAGACAAAGTCAACGCATACGGTGGTCCAAGATGA